Proteins encoded together in one Telopea speciosissima isolate NSW1024214 ecotype Mountain lineage chromosome 6, Tspe_v1, whole genome shotgun sequence window:
- the LOC122663584 gene encoding splicing factor-like protein 1 isoform X1 — MRKSEEESPEDICNEPEELSEEPSYESFSQQSSESENEEIEHPSEELEEEPDDNPSEDSLSQPVSETETDDNKCHSESVSNSSKEKKWSLDVTAGDSGSLQVHPTQKKCKQEECLKPEPDTGSALKDLHKESGSPKAFVNAENASEQQSCTGSSGKRRRSRWDLQPKVDREEGEGDRTSKRRKTRWADEDSQSKLLGPIQLPNFIKDIVAGADSDPEIQELEMKLLEINRKLQGSEIHDKLGIKMNSRDVRYREKLVQDRHTIISKLIQKSPVFKPPSDFKPSNLCKKVYIPVKEYPGHNLIGLIIGPRGNTQKRMEKETGATIKIRGKGSSKSKRTRQKSDASFSDDLHVLVEADNQRSLDEAVRMVEELLNPVDERTNRHKHAQLKELAVLKGMVRDESLCKECGGRGHKQYACPNRKSTFEIDSCDICGGSSHPTSNCPLTASTPVSNIRSQCHSVAHIGSGSLSFGNSTVSRSMPQGCSNCGLFTSPSCGHFSHPGVSASPNTEGKCSKEANDGNLYVGNLPQTMDDNQLRKLFFSFGKITDAKVIKDRSTGFSKGYGFVTYENPTDASAAVAHMQGQRIDGKPLVVRVGRRPANVGSMGISLLPKFTGPSPVSQGSRRPTAWPGPPGSMLPEFQDTFP; from the exons atgaggAAATCCGAGGAAGAATCACCTGAGGATATATGTAATGAACCAGAGGAACTATCTGAGGAGCCTTCATACGAATCTTTTTCCCAGCAGTCTTCTGAGagtgaaaatgaagaaattgaaCATCCAAGTGAGGAACTTGAAGAGGAA CCAGATGACAATCCGTCAGAGGATTCTCTGTCTCAACCAGTTTCAGAAACTGAGACTGATGATAACAAATGCCACTCAGAATCTGTATCAAATAGTTCAAAGGAAAAGAAGTGGTCATTGGATGTAACAGCAGGTGACTCAGGTTCATTGCAAGTTCATCCTACACAAAAGAAGTGCAAGCAAGAGGAGTGCTTAAAACCAGAACCAGATACTGGTTCTGCTCTTAAAGATCTCCACAAGGAGTCTGGAAGCCCCAAAGCATTTGTTAATGCTGAAAATGCTTCTGAACAACAAAGTTGTACAGGAAGTTCAGGAAAACGAAGACGTAGTAGATGGGATCTGCAGCCTAAAGTTGATAGGGAAGAAGGTGAAGGTGATAGGACAAGTAAAAGGAGGAAAACCAGGTGGGCCGATGAAGATTCCCAGTCAAAATTGCTGGGACCAATTCAGCTGCCTAATTTCATAAAAGACATTGTTGCTGGAGCTGATTCTGATCCTGAAATTCAGGAGTTGGAAATGAAGCTTCTTGAGATAAACAGGAAGCTGCAAGGATCAGAGATTC ATGATAAACTTGGAATCAAGATGAACTCAAGGGATGTCAGGTACCGGGAAAAACTTGTTCAGGATCGGCATACTATCATTTCAAAATTGATTCAGAAGAGCCCTGTTTTCAAACCTCCCTCTGATTTCAAGCCCTCAAACCTCTGCAAGAAAGTTTACATACCTGTGAAAGAATATCCTGGGCATAATTTGATTGGTCTTATAATTGGTCCCCGTGGGAACACGCAGAAGAGAATGGAGAAGGAAACTGGGGCTACGATTAAAATAAGAGGTAAAGGCTCATCTAAATCAAAGCGGACACGTCAGAAGAGTGATGCCTCATTTAGTGATGATTTGCATGTGTTGGTAGAGGCAGACAATCAGAGATCACTTGATGAAGCTGTCAGAATGGTTGAAGAGCTACTAAATCCAGTGGATGAAAGAACAAACAGGCACAAACATGCCCAGTTAAAGGAGCTTGCTGTGCTGAAGGGCATGGTTAGAGATGAGAGCTTGTGTAAAGAATGTGGTGGGCGGGGACACAAGCAATATGCTTGCCCTAATCGAAAGTCAACTTTTGAAATTGATTCATGTGATATATGTGGAGGCAGCAGCCATCCAACTTCCAACTGCCCCTTGACAGCATCAACTCCTGTTAGCAACATTAGAAGTCAATGTCATAGTGTTGCTCATATTGGAAGTGGAAGTCTCTCTTTTGGTAACTCAACAGTCTCACGAAGCATGCCACAGGGATGTAGCAACTGTGGGTTGTTTACTTCACCATCCTGTGGTCATTTTTCTCACCCTGGTGTCAGCGCAAGTCCAAACACAGAAGGCAAATGCAGTAAAGAAGCCAACGATGGGAATCTATATGTTGGCAATCTTCCTCAAACTATGGATGACAATCAATTAAGAAAGctatttttttctttcggcAAGATAACTGATGCAAAAGTGATCAAGGACAGAAGTACTGGATTCAGTAAAGGCTATGGTTTTGTTACTTATGAGAACCCCACAGATGCATCAGCTGCTGTGGCACACATGCAGGGTCAAAGGATTGATGGGAAACCATTGGTGGTAAGAGTTGGGAGGCGCCCTGCAAATGTGGGATCCATGGGAATTAGCCTTCTTCCAAAATTCACGGGACCTTCACCAGTGTCTCAAGGTAGTCGTCGTCCAACAGCTTGGCCAGGCCCACCGGGCTCAATGCTACCCGAATTTCAGGACACCTTTCCTTAG
- the LOC122663584 gene encoding splicing factor-like protein 1 isoform X2 encodes MRKSEEESPEDICNEPEELSEEPSYESFSQQSSESENEEIEHPSEELEEEPDDNPSEDSLSQPVSETETDDNKCHSESVSNSSKEKKWSLDVTAGDSGSLQVHPTQKKCKQEECLKPEPDTGSALKDLHKESGSPKAFVNAENASEQQSCTGSSGKRRRSRWDLQPKVDREEGEGDRTSKRRKTRWADEDSQSKLLGPIQLPNFIKDIVAGADSDPEIQELEMKLLEINRKLQGSEIHDKLGIKMNSRDVRYREKLVQDRHTIISKLIQKSPVFKPPSDFKPSNLCKKVYIPVKEYPGHNLIGLIIGPRGNTQKRMEKETGATIKIRGKGSSKSKRTRQKSDASFSDDLHVLVEADNQRSLDEAVRMVEELLNPVDERTNRHKHAQLKELAVLKGMVRDESLCKECGGRGHKQYACPNRKSTFEIDSCDICGGSSHPTSNCPLTASTPVSNIRSQCHSVAHIGSGSLSFGNSTVSRSMPQGCSNCGLFTSPSCGHFSHPGVSASPNTEGKCSKEANDGNLYVGNLPQTMDDNQLRKLFFSFGKITDAKVIKDRSTGFSKGYGFVTYENPTDASAAVAHMQGQRIDGKPLVVRVGRRPANVGSMGISLLPKFTGPSPVSQGSRRPTAWPGPPGSMLPEFQDTFP; translated from the exons atgaggAAATCCGAGGAAGAATCACCTGAGGATATATGTAATGAACCAGAGGAACTATCTGAGGAGCCTTCATACGAATCTTTTTCCCAGCAGTCTTCTGAGagtgaaaatgaagaaattgaaCATCCAAGTGAGGAACTTGAAGAG GAACCAGATGACAATCCGTCAGAGGATTCTCTGTCTCAACCAGTTTCAGAAACTGAGACTGATGATAACAAATGCCACTCAGAATCTGTATCAAATAGTTCAAAGGAAAAGAAGTGGTCATTGGATGTAACAGCAGGTGACTCAGGTTCATTGCAAGTTCATCCTACACAAAAGAAGTGCAAGCAAGAGGAGTGCTTAAAACCAGAACCAGATACTGGTTCTGCTCTTAAAGATCTCCACAAGGAGTCTGGAAGCCCCAAAGCATTTGTTAATGCTGAAAATGCTTCTGAACAACAAAGTTGTACAGGAAGTTCAGGAAAACGAAGACGTAGTAGATGGGATCTGCAGCCTAAAGTTGATAGGGAAGAAGGTGAAGGTGATAGGACAAGTAAAAGGAGGAAAACCAGGTGGGCCGATGAAGATTCCCAGTCAAAATTGCTGGGACCAATTCAGCTGCCTAATTTCATAAAAGACATTGTTGCTGGAGCTGATTCTGATCCTGAAATTCAGGAGTTGGAAATGAAGCTTCTTGAGATAAACAGGAAGCTGCAAGGATCAGAGATTC ATGATAAACTTGGAATCAAGATGAACTCAAGGGATGTCAGGTACCGGGAAAAACTTGTTCAGGATCGGCATACTATCATTTCAAAATTGATTCAGAAGAGCCCTGTTTTCAAACCTCCCTCTGATTTCAAGCCCTCAAACCTCTGCAAGAAAGTTTACATACCTGTGAAAGAATATCCTGGGCATAATTTGATTGGTCTTATAATTGGTCCCCGTGGGAACACGCAGAAGAGAATGGAGAAGGAAACTGGGGCTACGATTAAAATAAGAGGTAAAGGCTCATCTAAATCAAAGCGGACACGTCAGAAGAGTGATGCCTCATTTAGTGATGATTTGCATGTGTTGGTAGAGGCAGACAATCAGAGATCACTTGATGAAGCTGTCAGAATGGTTGAAGAGCTACTAAATCCAGTGGATGAAAGAACAAACAGGCACAAACATGCCCAGTTAAAGGAGCTTGCTGTGCTGAAGGGCATGGTTAGAGATGAGAGCTTGTGTAAAGAATGTGGTGGGCGGGGACACAAGCAATATGCTTGCCCTAATCGAAAGTCAACTTTTGAAATTGATTCATGTGATATATGTGGAGGCAGCAGCCATCCAACTTCCAACTGCCCCTTGACAGCATCAACTCCTGTTAGCAACATTAGAAGTCAATGTCATAGTGTTGCTCATATTGGAAGTGGAAGTCTCTCTTTTGGTAACTCAACAGTCTCACGAAGCATGCCACAGGGATGTAGCAACTGTGGGTTGTTTACTTCACCATCCTGTGGTCATTTTTCTCACCCTGGTGTCAGCGCAAGTCCAAACACAGAAGGCAAATGCAGTAAAGAAGCCAACGATGGGAATCTATATGTTGGCAATCTTCCTCAAACTATGGATGACAATCAATTAAGAAAGctatttttttctttcggcAAGATAACTGATGCAAAAGTGATCAAGGACAGAAGTACTGGATTCAGTAAAGGCTATGGTTTTGTTACTTATGAGAACCCCACAGATGCATCAGCTGCTGTGGCACACATGCAGGGTCAAAGGATTGATGGGAAACCATTGGTGGTAAGAGTTGGGAGGCGCCCTGCAAATGTGGGATCCATGGGAATTAGCCTTCTTCCAAAATTCACGGGACCTTCACCAGTGTCTCAAGGTAGTCGTCGTCCAACAGCTTGGCCAGGCCCACCGGGCTCAATGCTACCCGAATTTCAGGACACCTTTCCTTAG